The Candidatus Kaelpia aquatica genome includes a window with the following:
- the topA gene encoding type I DNA topoisomerase — protein MKKTSLVIVESPAKARTIQKYLGDKFLVRSCMGHVRDLPKSKMGIDLEDGFQPHYIIISQKRKIVNGLKKDAKGKANLYLASDHDREGEAISWHLKHILAEGKNTYRVVFHEITKEAIKAAFDNPQNINLSKVDAQQARRILDRIVGYNLSPLLWKKVGKGLSAGRVQSVTLRLIAERENEIKSFVPQEYWELESDLKKYHSEESLKVKLAKVHGEKPDLKNKDVAEKIFNDLKESDFMVDAIKDKEKKQNPPAPFTTSTLQQEAFNKLKFSANKTMFLSQQLYEGIDIGEEGPVGLITYMRTDSFNIAESFISNIREYIPQNFGNDYLPDIPKKYKKKGRSQAAHEAIRPTSISRSPDEVSRCLTHDQLQLYDLIWKRTLASQMNSAKHMARSIDIKAEYCVFRANGRKLIFDGYTVLYSKDEIDMLPELEEGEKLKLIELIPSQHFTKPPPRYTEASLVKIMEEKGIGRPSTYAPTIQILAVRDYIYKRSGQLVPTDLGMIVIELLISHFPKILDVDFTAHVEEDLDRIEEGEVQWNSVVAKFYQPFLEQLKEAQDKMRSVKGEVIQTDEVCEICNKPMVVKWGRNGRFLGCSGYPECKNSKAITTGVKCSQEGCDGELVKKKSGKGRLFYGCSSYPNCTFTSSRLPDNS, from the coding sequence ATGAAGAAAACGAGTTTAGTTATTGTAGAATCACCTGCAAAAGCAAGGACTATCCAGAAGTATCTGGGTGACAAGTTCCTTGTACGGTCTTGCATGGGCCATGTCAGAGATTTACCTAAAAGCAAGATGGGTATTGATTTAGAAGATGGATTTCAACCTCATTATATAATAATATCTCAAAAGCGAAAGATAGTTAATGGATTGAAAAAAGATGCCAAAGGTAAAGCTAATCTCTATCTTGCTTCTGACCACGATAGAGAAGGAGAGGCTATCAGCTGGCATCTTAAGCATATATTAGCCGAAGGTAAGAATACATACCGGGTTGTATTTCATGAGATTACAAAAGAGGCGATTAAGGCTGCTTTCGATAATCCTCAGAATATAAATTTAAGTAAGGTTGATGCTCAGCAGGCCAGGCGTATATTGGATAGAATCGTAGGCTATAACTTAAGTCCGCTTCTTTGGAAGAAGGTTGGAAAGGGATTAAGCGCAGGAAGGGTTCAATCTGTCACTCTGCGTCTTATTGCTGAACGTGAAAATGAGATTAAGAGCTTTGTTCCTCAGGAATATTGGGAGTTAGAATCCGACTTAAAGAAGTATCACAGTGAAGAGAGCTTAAAAGTCAAACTTGCTAAAGTACATGGCGAGAAGCCCGACTTAAAGAATAAAGATGTTGCAGAGAAGATATTCAATGACCTAAAAGAATCCGATTTTATGGTAGATGCAATAAAAGACAAAGAGAAAAAGCAGAATCCTCCGGCTCCCTTTACGACCAGCACTTTACAGCAGGAGGCATTCAATAAATTAAAATTTTCTGCCAATAAGACTATGTTCCTATCTCAACAGCTCTATGAAGGTATAGATATAGGAGAAGAGGGGCCCGTTGGCTTGATAACCTATATGCGTACCGATTCATTTAATATTGCAGAAAGTTTTATATCTAATATTAGGGAGTATATCCCTCAGAATTTTGGCAATGATTATTTACCCGATATACCTAAAAAGTATAAGAAAAAAGGTCGTTCTCAAGCAGCTCATGAAGCAATAAGGCCGACATCTATCAGCAGGTCTCCGGACGAGGTGTCTAGATGTTTAACACATGATCAGCTGCAGCTATATGATTTAATCTGGAAGAGGACTCTTGCATCTCAGATGAACTCGGCTAAGCATATGGCCCGGTCGATAGATATAAAGGCAGAATATTGTGTATTTAGAGCAAACGGAAGAAAACTTATCTTCGATGGCTATACTGTTTTATATTCAAAAGATGAGATTGACATGCTGCCCGAGCTAGAGGAGGGTGAGAAGCTCAAACTAATAGAGCTTATTCCTTCCCAGCATTTTACAAAACCCCCTCCAAGATATACTGAAGCTTCTTTGGTAAAAATCATGGAGGAGAAAGGTATTGGAAGACCTTCTACCTATGCGCCTACTATTCAAATATTGGCCGTTAGGGATTACATCTACAAGCGCTCTGGTCAGTTGGTTCCTACGGATTTGGGCATGATTGTGATAGAGCTTCTGATAAGCCATTTCCCTAAAATACTCGATGTCGATTTTACAGCACATGTAGAGGAGGATTTAGACAGAATTGAAGAGGGAGAGGTTCAGTGGAATAGTGTAGTGGCTAAATTTTATCAACCATTCTTGGAGCAGCTAAAAGAGGCTCAGGATAAAATGCGCAGCGTGAAAGGTGAAGTTATTCAAACAGATGAAGTTTGTGAAATTTGCAATAAACCTATGGTTGTTAAATGGGGAAGAAACGGACGTTTTCTAGGTTGTTCCGGTTATCCGGAATGTAAAAATTCAAAAGCTATTACAACCGGAGTAAAATGTTCTCAAGAAGGATGCGATGGTGAGCTTGTTAAAAAAAAGAGCGGTAAGGGTAGACTATTTTACGGCTGCAGCAGTTATCCAAATTGCACATTTACCAGCAGCAGGCTGCCGGATAATTCTTGA
- the xerC gene encoding tyrosine recombinase XerC yields MIEEEKFLKYLRIEREFSYYTLKSYTEDLGIFNQFLNNKNPKEVTYLDIRRFIAYLRTKGDAKRTISRRLSCLRSFFKFLIREGQIKKNPMLAISGLKLDKPLPKFLSYQDVSHLLDKIERGDCFTIRDAAILETVYSTGIRVSELVNLNTADIDFISGVLKVYGKGKKERLLPVGGKALKVVKLYLDKRALLGHGSKSALFLNKRGGRITERSIGRIIKKYALKAGINVDISPHTLRHTFATHLLDRGADLRSVQELLGHASLSTTQIYTHLTLEGLKRVYEKSHPRA; encoded by the coding sequence ATGATAGAAGAAGAGAAGTTTTTAAAATATCTGAGAATAGAGAGAGAGTTTTCTTATTATACTTTAAAGAGTTACACGGAGGACCTAGGTATATTCAATCAGTTTTTAAACAATAAGAATCCTAAAGAAGTTACATACCTTGATATCAGAAGATTCATAGCATACTTAAGAACAAAAGGGGATGCAAAGAGAACTATTTCACGAAGGCTCTCATGTCTTAGAAGTTTTTTTAAGTTTCTTATTCGGGAAGGCCAGATTAAGAAAAATCCTATGCTTGCAATAAGCGGGCTTAAGCTGGACAAGCCTTTGCCCAAATTCCTCTCTTATCAGGATGTTAGTCATCTCTTAGATAAAATAGAGAGAGGAGATTGTTTTACAATAAGAGATGCGGCAATATTAGAGACGGTCTATTCAACCGGCATAAGGGTAAGCGAATTGGTCAATTTGAATACCGCAGATATTGATTTTATATCTGGAGTCTTGAAGGTTTATGGAAAAGGTAAAAAAGAGCGGCTTCTTCCTGTGGGCGGGAAAGCATTAAAGGTCGTTAAGCTGTATTTGGATAAGAGAGCCCTTTTAGGGCACGGCTCTAAGAGTGCGCTTTTTTTAAATAAGAGAGGAGGAAGAATTACAGAGAGAAGCATTGGAAGAATTATTAAAAAATATGCTTTAAAAGCCGGCATAAATGTAGATATATCGCCCCATACTTTGCGTCATACTTTTGCTACTCATCTTCTAGACAGAGGTGCTGATCTTAGAAGTGTTCAGGAGCTTCTTGGCCATGCCAGCCTATCTACAACTCAAATATACACACATTTAACTTTAGAAGGATTAAAAAGGGTTTATGAAAAAAGTCATCCCCGGGCTTAG
- a CDS encoding glycosyltransferase N-terminal domain-containing protein: MKKVIPGLSFKLALDISYFLFLPFVLAIYIIRGKYHSGWLERVLFGRWRKIIKEQDRLVWIHAVSLGEAREAVLLYRKLKEERSNYKYLLTTVTEVGQKFIKQHIDREDYSTYLPLDFSFLIRRILSHLKIELVLILETELWPNFIIGLKEHGIPVGLINARISKKSFPRYKLIKAQIRKVLNQLDFVSSSGDMTTLRLASLGFKNREYIFEGNIKFDLNAPLVKRDSRIEDLSRILKQSNSKLFIAGSTHGEESIFLSQCFLKLKDSYPDWRFLIAPRQLKELEILKSFLRGEGCKWSLFSSGFQAETEQDIYIMDEVGYLPALYNLSEAVFVGGSLLSYGGHNIIEPAVFKKPILIGPYYHNFKEIVNEFLKEEAVLVVKKEDLLSSMEKIFSQQNLREMYGQRAFRVVEKNRGGLKKVIDFVCSKYI; this comes from the coding sequence ATGAAAAAAGTCATCCCCGGGCTTAGCTTTAAACTGGCTTTAGATATCTCATACTTTTTGTTTCTGCCATTCGTTCTGGCAATCTACATCATAAGAGGTAAGTATCATTCTGGATGGCTGGAGCGGGTTTTGTTTGGCCGTTGGAGAAAGATTATCAAAGAACAGGATAGGTTGGTCTGGATACATGCAGTAAGTTTAGGTGAGGCAAGAGAGGCTGTACTTTTATATCGTAAGCTAAAAGAGGAGAGATCTAATTACAAGTACCTTTTAACGACAGTAACAGAAGTTGGCCAGAAGTTTATAAAGCAACATATAGATAGAGAGGATTACAGCACTTATCTTCCCCTTGATTTTTCTTTCTTGATTCGCCGTATTCTCAGTCATCTTAAAATAGAGCTGGTGTTGATATTAGAGACAGAACTTTGGCCTAATTTTATAATAGGTTTAAAAGAGCACGGTATTCCTGTAGGGTTGATTAATGCCAGGATATCTAAGAAATCTTTTCCCCGCTATAAGTTGATCAAGGCTCAGATTAGAAAAGTCCTAAACCAGCTGGATTTTGTGTCTAGCAGCGGCGATATGACAACTTTAAGGCTTGCGTCCCTGGGGTTTAAAAATAGAGAGTATATTTTTGAAGGCAATATTAAATTTGATTTAAACGCACCTTTAGTGAAAAGAGATTCTCGTATAGAAGATTTGAGCCGTATTTTGAAACAGAGCAACAGCAAGCTTTTTATTGCTGGAAGCACGCATGGAGAGGAGAGCATATTTTTATCTCAGTGTTTCTTAAAGCTTAAGGATAGCTACCCGGATTGGAGATTTTTGATAGCCCCCAGACAGTTGAAAGAGCTAGAGATCCTAAAGAGTTTTTTAAGAGGGGAAGGTTGTAAATGGAGTCTTTTCTCTTCCGGTTTTCAAGCTGAGACCGAGCAGGATATATATATAATGGATGAGGTCGGTTACCTACCAGCCCTGTATAATTTGTCTGAAGCTGTATTTGTTGGAGGAAGTCTTCTCTCTTATGGAGGTCATAATATTATTGAGCCAGCTGTTTTTAAAAAACCAATTCTTATAGGTCCTTATTATCATAATTTTAAAGAGATTGTGAACGAGTTTTTAAAAGAAGAGGCGGTATTAGTGGTTAAAAAGGAGGATCTGCTATCCTCTATGGAGAAAATATTTTCTCAGCAGAACTTGAGAGAGATGTATGGCCAAAGAGCCTTTAGAGTTGTAGAGAAAAATAGAGGCGGTTTAAAAAAAGTAATAGATTTTGTTTGTTCAAAATATATATGA
- the lpxK gene encoding tetraacyldisaccharide 4'-kinase → MKAAYEKKYLKIIFSDSKRYFILFFLLRFLSLLYGAVIAILRRRRSKHRYKSKKPVLSIGNITWGGTGKTPLTIELGNYIKSAGFKLGVIHHGRAAGDEITLLKQSISGARVLQSTSKLAALMELERDSEIEIILIDDGYQNWNIVRDLNILCLNFKNPFGNGFLIPRGSLRERCSAISRADIIMINKARDQEDFIYTSDIKRHNSYAPLIFTRYNVKELYDVFNQTQLCMQDISGITASFITAVADPEYVKAVLINMNLDIRDGFIYPDHHVFKEEDLVSIKDSIADDVKAIFITEKDYVKIKDNLEFAKDVFSDKLLILFKIGLEYLDNEKTLFRRLDILLDSLSG, encoded by the coding sequence ATGAAAGCAGCATATGAGAAAAAATATTTAAAAATCATATTTTCTGATAGTAAAAGGTATTTTATATTATTTTTCTTGCTAAGATTTCTCTCTCTTCTCTATGGTGCTGTTATTGCAATATTGAGGCGTAGAAGGAGCAAGCATAGGTATAAGTCTAAAAAGCCTGTTCTATCTATTGGGAATATAACCTGGGGCGGTACTGGTAAGACTCCACTTACAATAGAGCTTGGTAACTATATAAAATCTGCTGGGTTTAAGTTAGGCGTTATTCATCACGGTAGAGCAGCAGGAGATGAAATTACTCTTTTAAAGCAGAGTATCTCTGGTGCTAGAGTTCTCCAGAGCACTTCGAAGTTAGCTGCATTGATGGAATTAGAGAGAGATAGCGAGATAGAGATCATTCTTATAGACGATGGGTATCAAAATTGGAACATTGTAAGAGACTTAAATATACTCTGCCTTAACTTTAAAAACCCTTTTGGTAATGGGTTTTTAATTCCAAGAGGCAGCTTGAGAGAGAGATGTTCTGCAATTAGCAGGGCAGATATTATAATGATTAATAAGGCTAGGGACCAAGAGGATTTTATTTATACCTCAGATATTAAAAGACATAATTCTTATGCACCTTTGATCTTTACAAGATATAATGTTAAAGAGTTGTACGATGTCTTTAACCAGACTCAGCTCTGCATGCAGGATATCTCCGGAATAACAGCCAGTTTTATTACTGCAGTTGCTGACCCTGAGTATGTGAAGGCGGTTCTTATAAATATGAATCTAGATATTAGAGATGGATTTATCTATCCGGATCATCATGTTTTTAAAGAAGAAGATCTGGTTTCAATAAAGGATAGTATTGCAGATGATGTTAAAGCGATATTTATTACAGAGAAAGATTATGTAAAGATTAAAGATAATTTAGAATTTGCCAAAGATGTTTTTAGTGATAAACTTTTAATCCTCTTTAAAATAGGATTGGAGTATCTGGATAATGAAAAAACGCTTTTTAGAAGACTGGATATTTTATTGGATAGCCTTAGCGGTTAA